From Selenomonas sp. AB3002, one genomic window encodes:
- a CDS encoding HD domain-containing phosphohydrolase gives MRAVSVEDLKPGMTLARTVTNDEMIVVLSENTLLTKAHITRLGFLNIPVVYVKDEYELSQNYLVATSIFNQSNAFLQEYEGVVDSAKRIFEDTNKTGAVPVEETHAIIENDVAPMAKNSGAIDYLYELNHLASDIYNHSLRVSILAGVIAKWMRFDRAKTQDIILAGFLHDIGKTRFSQKLLDKHVSKLSAEEYEEYIRHTVDGQQVVNSIPNLSDGVKLAVLQHHERMDGSGFPFGSTGQDIHEYARIIAVADIYDNITTEREGFVKETPFTAIAYITEHMFTTLDPGVCMPVLTHITDAFLGSRVMLNDGTKGVIAAYPKDYAGLPIISNEEEQLVNLNEHPELKIIEYNPK, from the coding sequence GTGCGTGCAGTATCAGTGGAAGATCTGAAGCCTGGCATGACGTTGGCAAGGACTGTGACCAATGACGAGATGATTGTGGTGCTGTCTGAAAATACCTTGCTGACCAAGGCGCATATCACCCGCCTGGGGTTTCTCAATATACCTGTTGTCTATGTGAAGGACGAATATGAACTGAGCCAGAACTATCTGGTGGCCACTTCCATCTTCAATCAGAGCAATGCCTTCCTGCAGGAGTATGAAGGGGTGGTGGACAGCGCCAAGCGCATTTTCGAGGACACCAACAAGACTGGTGCGGTGCCTGTGGAGGAAACTCATGCCATCATTGAAAATGATGTGGCGCCCATGGCCAAGAACAGCGGGGCCATTGACTATCTCTATGAGCTGAATCATCTGGCCAGCGACATTTACAACCATTCCCTGAGGGTGTCTATTCTGGCCGGGGTCATTGCCAAGTGGATGCGTTTTGACAGGGCCAAGACCCAGGATATCATTCTGGCGGGCTTCCTGCACGATATTGGCAAGACCAGATTCTCCCAGAAGCTTCTGGACAAGCACGTTTCCAAGCTTTCTGCTGAGGAGTACGAGGAGTATATCAGGCATACAGTGGATGGCCAGCAGGTGGTCAATTCTATTCCCAACCTTTCTGACGGCGTGAAGCTGGCGGTGCTGCAGCACCACGAGCGCATGGATGGCTCAGGCTTCCCCTTTGGTTCTACGGGGCAGGATATACATGAGTATGCCCGCATCATCGCCGTGGCGGATATCTACGACAATATCACCACGGAGCGGGAGGGCTTCGTGAAGGAAACTCCTTTCACTGCCATCGCCTATATCACTGAGCATATGTTCACCACCCTTGACCCCGGAGTATGCATGCCAGTGCTCACTCATATCACGGATGCTTTCCTGGGGTCCAGGGTCATGCTGAATGACGGCACAAAGGGGGTCATTGCCGCTTATCCCAAGGATTATGCGGGGCTGCCCATCATCAGCAATGAGGAGGAGCAGCTGGTGAACCTCAATGAGCACCCGGAGCTGAAGATCATTGAGTATAATCCGAAGTGA
- a CDS encoding GGDEF domain-containing protein, with amino-acid sequence MNVRWHKSIAKIVPLMVLIAMVCCLARAEAAAWQGPWLYRPGMVPQAYERITDKDWLAEPGLVSECWQPFDCPGSSTPVSGDLHWATISRTISPADVKNNTLTFSTTNESVRLWLGERLIYEYGHFRDVPLGDGYRWHIVVLPEFYAPTQLTFELYSNSPYQLGRVENLELTTEMDAVQTLFWHDVPNLMAIPVCLLLMVIMLLYHHFTSRKARKLYFAIVGFLGVFALWLLCATKLTMFIFDAPVFWWYSLSILAYLLPISANLIVYEMLKGEPGTHMDLVVGVQVLLFVIAMTGEALGFHLMNRMMAVYYPLLLICESAAAWWLWRKGKKGDYRARALLASVAAFTLCGVADGLAGHFRLWNSYSYVTPFAVLAFCYFIFVIIGRQLAYQREMAARQADLEYEAAVAAERAERDPLTGCYNRQRLEELARESLAASQKEHLPMSVLLLDIDHFKRINDEFGHSTGDKVLKDFTAVIRQVLDKNKPFIRWGGEEFLVFCPHLSMKEAMDFAEKLRRLVSSRKLGGLDVTCSIGVAVWHGRVDSFQAIFKRVDQALYMAKNAGRNCVRLEGGKLPELYC; translated from the coding sequence ATGAATGTGAGATGGCATAAAAGCATAGCGAAAATAGTGCCGCTGATGGTGCTGATAGCAATGGTGTGCTGTCTTGCAAGAGCAGAGGCGGCAGCCTGGCAGGGACCGTGGCTCTATCGTCCCGGTATGGTACCACAGGCTTACGAGCGCATTACTGATAAAGACTGGCTGGCTGAACCGGGATTGGTCTCCGAGTGCTGGCAGCCCTTTGACTGCCCGGGGAGCAGCACTCCTGTCAGTGGGGATTTGCACTGGGCGACTATCTCCCGCACCATCTCTCCTGCAGATGTGAAGAACAACACCCTGACCTTTTCTACCACCAATGAGTCTGTGAGGCTGTGGCTGGGGGAAAGGCTTATCTATGAATACGGCCATTTCAGGGATGTGCCCCTGGGGGATGGCTATCGCTGGCACATTGTAGTGCTGCCGGAGTTCTATGCTCCAACCCAGCTTACCTTTGAGCTCTATTCTAATTCCCCTTATCAGCTGGGCAGGGTGGAGAATCTTGAGCTAACTACGGAAATGGATGCGGTGCAGACCCTCTTTTGGCATGATGTGCCCAATCTCATGGCCATTCCCGTGTGCCTGCTGCTGATGGTCATCATGCTGCTTTACCATCATTTCACTTCCCGGAAGGCCAGGAAGCTTTACTTTGCCATTGTGGGCTTCCTCGGGGTGTTTGCCCTGTGGCTGCTCTGTGCCACCAAGCTCACCATGTTCATTTTTGATGCGCCGGTGTTCTGGTGGTATTCTCTGAGCATACTGGCCTATCTGCTGCCCATTTCTGCCAACCTCATTGTCTATGAGATGCTGAAAGGGGAGCCTGGTACCCACATGGATCTGGTGGTGGGGGTACAGGTCCTGCTCTTCGTCATTGCCATGACAGGGGAGGCTTTGGGGTTCCACTTGATGAACAGGATGATGGCGGTGTATTATCCCCTGCTGCTCATCTGTGAGAGTGCAGCAGCCTGGTGGCTCTGGCGCAAGGGGAAGAAGGGTGACTACCGGGCCAGGGCTCTCCTGGCCTCTGTGGCAGCCTTCACTCTCTGCGGCGTGGCAGATGGATTGGCCGGGCATTTCCGCCTTTGGAACAGTTACAGCTATGTGACTCCCTTTGCGGTACTGGCTTTCTGCTATTTCATCTTCGTGATTATCGGCAGGCAGCTGGCTTACCAGCGGGAGATGGCTGCCCGGCAGGCCGACCTGGAATATGAGGCTGCTGTGGCGGCAGAACGAGCAGAAAGGGATCCCCTCACAGGCTGCTACAACCGCCAGCGCCTGGAGGAACTGGCCAGGGAAAGCCTGGCTGCAAGCCAGAAGGAGCATCTGCCCATGTCTGTGCTGCTGCTGGATATTGACCATTTCAAGCGGATAAATGACGAGTTCGGGCACAGCACAGGTGACAAGGTGCTGAAGGATTTCACCGCCGTCATACGCCAGGTTCTGGACAAGAACAAGCCCTTTATCCGCTGGGGGGGCGAGGAATTCCTGGTCTTCTGTCCTCATCTCAGCATGAAGGAGGCCATGGACTTTGCAGAGAAGCTGCGCCGCCTGGTTTCCAGCCGGAAGCTGGGCGGGCTGGACGTGACCTGCAGCATTGGCGTGGCCGTCTGGCACGGCCGGGTGGACAGCTTCCAGGCCATCTTCAAGCGGGTGGACCAGGCCCTCTATATGGCGAAGAACGCCGGGCGCAACTGCGTCAGGCTGGAGGGCGGCAAGCTGCCGGAACTGTATTGCTGA
- a CDS encoding glucose-1-phosphate adenylyltransferase — translation MRKTECLAMILAGGQGSRLGALTKKIAKPAVPFGGKYRIIDFPLSNCANSGIDKVGVLTQYRPLELHNYLASGSAWDLDKSDGGIFILPPYAREKGADWYQGTADAIYQNLNFIDLADPEYVLILSGDHIYTMDYSWMLESHKMNKAEATIGVFEVPWDEAPRFGIMNTDKSGRILEFEEKPAKPKSNLASMGIYIFNKSYLKKYLEEDAKDETSAHDFGKNIIPKMLADKGRLYSYAFDGYWKDVGTIESLWQANMDLLQDKPPFELNGDWKIYSSNQPFPPHYIGKDAKIKKAMVSEGSMILGEVENSIIFPGVRIGKGAKVTNSVIMPSTVIKDGAVVDYAIVAQNCEIAEGAKVTGELGAITVVAEGETVEAAASGKQAG, via the coding sequence ATGAGAAAGACAGAATGCTTAGCAATGATTCTAGCAGGCGGCCAGGGCAGCCGTCTGGGGGCTTTGACGAAGAAAATCGCCAAGCCGGCCGTGCCTTTTGGCGGCAAATATCGTATTATCGATTTTCCGCTGAGCAACTGTGCTAACTCGGGAATCGATAAGGTGGGCGTGCTGACTCAGTACCGTCCGCTGGAGCTGCACAACTACCTGGCTTCCGGCAGTGCCTGGGATCTGGATAAGAGTGACGGCGGCATCTTCATCCTGCCTCCCTATGCCCGCGAAAAGGGAGCAGACTGGTATCAGGGTACGGCAGATGCCATCTACCAGAACCTGAACTTCATTGACCTGGCAGATCCTGAGTATGTGCTCATTCTGTCCGGTGACCACATTTACACCATGGATTATTCCTGGATGCTGGAATCCCATAAGATGAACAAGGCAGAAGCCACTATCGGTGTCTTCGAGGTTCCTTGGGATGAGGCTCCCCGCTTCGGCATTATGAACACGGACAAGTCCGGCCGCATCCTCGAATTTGAGGAGAAGCCGGCTAAGCCCAAGAGCAACCTTGCTTCCATGGGCATCTACATCTTCAACAAGAGCTACCTCAAGAAGTACCTTGAAGAAGATGCCAAGGATGAGACTTCCGCTCATGACTTCGGCAAGAACATCATTCCGAAGATGCTCGCCGACAAGGGCCGTCTCTATTCGTACGCTTTTGATGGCTACTGGAAGGATGTGGGAACCATTGAGAGCCTCTGGCAGGCTAATATGGACCTTCTGCAGGACAAGCCACCGTTTGAGCTCAATGGCGACTGGAAGATTTATTCTTCCAACCAGCCCTTCCCGCCTCATTATATCGGCAAGGATGCCAAGATCAAGAAGGCTATGGTAAGCGAAGGCTCCATGATTCTGGGCGAGGTGGAGAACTCCATCATCTTCCCCGGAGTCCGCATTGGCAAGGGAGCCAAGGTCACCAATTCTGTCATCATGCCCTCCACCGTCATCAAGGACGGCGCTGTGGTGGATTACGCCATTGTGGCTCAGAACTGTGAGATTGCCGAAGGTGCAAAGGTCACGGGCGAGCTGGGTGCCATCACGGTTGTGGCTGAGGGCGAGACGGTTGAGGCAGCTGCCAGCGGCAAGCAGGCAGGCTGA
- a CDS encoding amino acid ABC transporter substrate-binding protein, with amino-acid sequence MKWQRLLAAGLAVMMMGLAGCGSQQQATSGSSGSGSSSVGKAIVVGLDDNFPPMGFKGEDGQITGFDIDLAKEAAKRLGREVEFKAIDWSSKEAELKSGRVDVLWNGLDITEKRKENMLFSDPYMDNRQIIFVKKGETSIKDEKSLAGKVVGTQSASTSEEYMDGNEFFKKDVKEVKKYSDFVSAFMDLENGRIDAVVGDEIVGRYYMSKHADKIDAVDVAVGPVSTFGIGFAKDNQALRDEVQKVLNDMKADGTMGKISEKWFGKNITK; translated from the coding sequence ATGAAATGGCAGAGATTACTGGCCGCAGGCCTTGCAGTGATGATGATGGGACTGGCTGGCTGTGGCAGCCAGCAGCAGGCAACTTCTGGTTCGTCGGGGTCTGGTTCTTCCAGCGTCGGCAAGGCTATTGTAGTGGGTCTCGATGATAATTTCCCGCCCATGGGCTTCAAGGGCGAGGACGGGCAGATCACTGGCTTTGATATTGACCTGGCAAAGGAGGCTGCCAAGCGCCTGGGCCGGGAGGTAGAGTTCAAGGCCATTGACTGGTCCAGCAAGGAGGCCGAGCTCAAGAGCGGCCGGGTGGATGTGCTCTGGAACGGCCTGGATATCACCGAGAAGCGCAAGGAGAATATGCTTTTCTCCGACCCCTATATGGACAACCGCCAGATTATCTTCGTGAAGAAGGGGGAGACCTCCATCAAGGATGAGAAGAGCCTGGCTGGCAAGGTGGTAGGCACCCAGAGCGCCAGCACCTCCGAGGAATACATGGACGGCAACGAGTTCTTCAAGAAGGACGTGAAGGAAGTCAAGAAGTATTCCGACTTCGTTTCCGCTTTCATGGATTTGGAGAACGGCCGCATTGATGCTGTAGTGGGTGACGAGATTGTGGGCCGCTACTACATGAGCAAGCACGCTGACAAGATTGACGCCGTGGATGTGGCTGTGGGCCCCGTGAGCACCTTCGGCATTGGCTTTGCCAAGGACAACCAGGCGCTCAGGGATGAGGTGCAGAAGGTCTTGAATGATATGAAGGCCGACGGCACCATGGGCAAGATTTCCGAGAAGTGGTTCGGGAAGAACATCACCAAATAA
- a CDS encoding amino acid permease produces the protein MNESKMNRGLKNRHLQLISLGGVIGSGYFLGTGYVLEQAGPAAILAYLLGGLIVLCVMLCLAELAVEKPISGSFVNYARDNISPTWACGVGWAYWLTWVSYVPSEMIAAGIIMENFLPQISQLWWAVLFGLIVTAVNLFHVDKFGESEFWLSLIKIVALVAFSIVAGLICLGLIGDQGYIGSLVLLGSGGFAPNGYWAIVMTMVIILVNFQGTEIIGLAAGECERPEKSIPIAVRNVTWRIIALYIIPITLLISILPWDKATLEESVFAAAMAEYGLNGFAALFAMVILTAAISCSNSGLYGAARALYALGKMDMAPKSLSHISRKGMPSHAIVLSICTCWLVILLYAFNPDSALYTYLLAVSGFTGAIAWISICWSQLRRRRALEAAGEVEKLAYKMPLFPYVTYFGIWAQVFCLAVMAFTPDLREALYAGVPMLLLPMAWYRLRARLRARRAAMAR, from the coding sequence ATGAACGAGTCGAAAATGAACAGAGGGCTGAAGAACCGCCATCTGCAGCTGATTTCCCTGGGGGGAGTCATCGGCAGCGGTTACTTCCTCGGCACAGGGTATGTGCTGGAGCAGGCTGGCCCGGCAGCGATACTTGCCTATCTTTTGGGAGGGCTCATCGTGCTGTGCGTCATGCTGTGCCTGGCGGAGCTGGCAGTGGAAAAACCCATTTCCGGTTCCTTCGTAAACTACGCCCGGGACAATATTTCCCCAACCTGGGCCTGTGGGGTGGGCTGGGCTTACTGGCTTACCTGGGTTTCCTACGTCCCTTCGGAGATGATTGCGGCGGGCATCATCATGGAGAATTTCCTGCCTCAGATCAGTCAGCTCTGGTGGGCGGTACTCTTTGGTTTGATTGTTACTGCCGTGAACCTCTTTCATGTGGACAAGTTCGGTGAAAGCGAATTCTGGCTTTCCCTCATCAAGATAGTGGCATTGGTGGCGTTCAGCATTGTGGCAGGCCTTATCTGCCTGGGGCTGATTGGCGACCAGGGTTATATCGGCTCACTGGTGCTTTTGGGCAGCGGCGGTTTTGCCCCTAATGGCTACTGGGCTATCGTCATGACCATGGTGATTATCCTGGTGAACTTCCAGGGTACGGAAATCATCGGCTTGGCAGCCGGGGAGTGCGAACGTCCTGAAAAGAGCATTCCCATTGCGGTGCGGAATGTGACCTGGCGCATCATTGCCCTCTATATCATTCCCATTACCCTGCTGATCAGCATTTTGCCTTGGGATAAGGCAACCCTGGAGGAAAGCGTCTTTGCGGCGGCTATGGCTGAGTATGGGCTGAACGGCTTTGCGGCTCTCTTTGCCATGGTAATCCTCACGGCTGCCATTTCCTGCTCTAACTCCGGCCTGTACGGGGCCGCCCGCGCCCTGTATGCCCTGGGCAAGATGGATATGGCACCCAAGTCCCTGTCCCATATCAGCAGGAAGGGCATGCCTTCCCATGCCATCGTGCTTTCCATCTGCACCTGCTGGCTGGTGATCCTCCTGTACGCTTTCAATCCCGATTCCGCTCTCTACACTTATCTTTTGGCAGTGTCGGGCTTCACGGGAGCCATTGCCTGGATTTCCATCTGCTGGAGCCAGCTCAGGCGCCGCAGGGCACTGGAGGCAGCAGGAGAGGTGGAGAAGCTGGCGTATAAAATGCCCCTGTTCCCCTATGTGACCTATTTCGGCATCTGGGCCCAGGTTTTCTGCCTGGCGGTGATGGCCTTCACCCCCGATTTGCGTGAAGCCCTTTACGCCGGTGTGCCCATGCTGCTGCTGCCTATGGCCTGGTATCGCCTGAGAGCCCGTTTGAGGGCACGGCGTGCGGCCATGGCAAGATAA
- a CDS encoding peptidoglycan recognition family protein: MKRREFLKNITFFTLGGLLLPGAMGSVEAAWQARNPWLGLRIKPTYLQFGSLENREQTDAIVIHHIGNTDKDVSAATVHGWHQAQGWSGIGYHYLIRKDGTIEQGRPRDTVGAHCYGENWHTVGVNVVGNFEEAEPEAAQLDSAAKLLAALCKNYGLEPGGDTIFGHRDFNSTACPGRNLYRQLPELIAEARKVYFGGAS, from the coding sequence ATGAAGCGTAGAGAATTCCTGAAAAACATTACATTTTTCACCCTGGGCGGCCTATTGCTGCCAGGGGCCATGGGAAGCGTGGAAGCTGCCTGGCAGGCCAGGAACCCATGGCTGGGGCTTCGCATCAAGCCAACCTATCTGCAATTCGGTTCGCTGGAGAATCGCGAGCAGACAGATGCCATCGTCATTCACCATATCGGCAACACTGACAAGGATGTTTCTGCCGCTACAGTGCATGGGTGGCATCAGGCTCAGGGATGGTCCGGCATAGGCTACCATTATCTGATTCGCAAGGATGGAACCATTGAGCAGGGACGCCCCCGGGATACGGTGGGAGCCCATTGCTACGGGGAGAACTGGCATACAGTGGGGGTGAATGTAGTAGGCAATTTTGAGGAAGCGGAGCCAGAGGCGGCGCAGCTTGATTCGGCTGCGAAGCTGTTGGCGGCCCTCTGCAAGAATTACGGTCTGGAGCCGGGAGGAGATACCATCTTCGGTCACCGGGATTTCAATTCTACCGCTTGTCCGGGCAGGAACCTTTACAGGCAGCTGCCGGAGCTTATTGCAGAGGCCAGGAAGGTGTACTTTGGAGGTGCTTCCTGA
- a CDS encoding ABC transporter ATP-binding protein/permease: MAREKISYFKTFWHLCRGYWKSEEKWKAIGLLGVVIALNLAAVYLLVLLNDWYNTFYNALQGYDEDSFLPLVGQFTGLAMLYIIIAVYAIYIRQMLQIKWRSWMTDRYLTAWLADQSYYRLQVLGSDTDNPDQRISEDINQFVSLSLQLFVDLLKELTTLGAFSVVLWNLSGALTVPFGGHEFVIYGYMFWFSLIYSVLGTGAAHLVGRRLIGLDFDQQRYEADFRFNMMRVRENSESIAFYRGETPEGAGFRERFGKVIGNFWQLMRQTKLLNFYINGYAQLAIIVPIVMAAPQYFAGTIALGGFMQTLSAFGRVQDALSYFVTSYDSIAQLAAVIRRLGTFSRHMEEVAAVENGVRRQESGGEMLALKELTVALPDGRQLVQELGADFAAGSRVLVMGSSGCGKSTLLRTLAGIWPYGTGALSLPADKVLFLPQRPYLPLGSLEQALSYPGEVTADRDTLQRVLEKVGLAALAGKLGETDDWSRILSLGEQQRLAFARVLLAKPLWVFLDEATSALDEDREQEMYDLLKDELPDLGIMSVGHRSTLLRQHEEKLLLDGRGGWQLSPI; the protein is encoded by the coding sequence GTGGCTAGGGAAAAAATCAGCTATTTCAAGACCTTCTGGCATTTGTGCCGGGGGTACTGGAAGTCGGAGGAGAAGTGGAAGGCTATAGGGCTTCTGGGGGTGGTCATTGCCCTGAACCTGGCCGCCGTGTATCTGCTGGTGCTGCTCAACGACTGGTACAACACCTTCTACAATGCCCTGCAGGGCTATGATGAGGATAGTTTCCTGCCGCTGGTGGGGCAGTTTACCGGCCTGGCTATGCTCTACATCATCATTGCGGTGTACGCTATTTACATCAGGCAGATGCTGCAGATCAAGTGGCGCAGCTGGATGACGGACAGGTATCTCACCGCCTGGCTGGCAGACCAGTCCTACTACCGCCTGCAGGTGCTGGGCAGTGACACGGACAACCCTGACCAGCGAATCAGCGAGGATATCAATCAGTTTGTCAGCCTTTCCCTGCAGCTCTTCGTGGACCTCTTGAAGGAACTCACCACTCTGGGGGCTTTCTCGGTGGTGCTCTGGAACCTTTCCGGAGCCCTCACGGTACCCTTTGGCGGGCATGAGTTCGTCATCTATGGCTATATGTTCTGGTTCTCCCTGATATATTCTGTTTTGGGCACCGGGGCTGCTCATCTGGTGGGCAGGAGGCTCATCGGCCTGGATTTTGACCAGCAGCGCTATGAGGCAGACTTCCGCTTCAACATGATGAGAGTGCGGGAAAACAGCGAGAGCATTGCTTTCTACCGTGGGGAAACTCCCGAGGGGGCGGGGTTCCGGGAGAGGTTTGGCAAGGTCATCGGCAATTTCTGGCAGCTCATGCGCCAGACGAAGCTGTTGAACTTTTACATCAACGGCTATGCCCAGCTGGCCATCATCGTGCCCATTGTGATGGCGGCTCCCCAGTATTTTGCAGGTACCATCGCTTTGGGCGGCTTCATGCAGACTTTGTCTGCTTTTGGCCGTGTGCAGGATGCCCTTTCCTATTTTGTCACCTCTTATGACAGCATCGCACAGTTGGCGGCGGTCATTCGCCGTCTGGGTACCTTCAGCCGCCACATGGAGGAAGTTGCGGCGGTGGAGAACGGTGTCAGGCGCCAGGAAAGCGGCGGGGAGATGCTGGCTCTCAAAGAGTTGACGGTGGCCCTGCCGGATGGCAGGCAGCTGGTGCAGGAGCTGGGGGCGGACTTTGCTGCCGGCAGCCGGGTGTTGGTCATGGGCAGCTCCGGCTGCGGCAAGAGCACTCTCCTGCGCACCCTGGCGGGCATCTGGCCCTATGGTACAGGGGCGCTTTCCCTGCCTGCGGATAAGGTGCTTTTCCTGCCCCAGCGTCCCTATCTGCCCCTGGGCAGCCTGGAACAGGCTCTTTCTTACCCTGGGGAAGTGACGGCTGACAGGGATACGCTGCAGCGGGTGCTGGAGAAGGTGGGCCTTGCTGCGCTGGCTGGAAAACTTGGGGAGACAGATGACTGGAGCCGCATACTCTCTCTGGGTGAGCAGCAGCGGCTGGCCTTTGCCCGGGTGCTCCTGGCAAAGCCCCTGTGGGTCTTCCTTGACGAGGCTACTTCTGCTCTTGACGAGGACAGGGAGCAGGAAATGTATGACCTTTTGAAAGATGAGCTGCCCGATTTGGGCATAATGAGCGTAGGCCATCGCTCCACTTTGCTCAGGCAGCATGAGGAAAAACTCCTGCTGGACGGCAGGGGAGGCTGGCAGCTTTCTCCTATTTGA
- a CDS encoding YigZ family protein has translation METYRTIEETDESLETLYEIQKSKFITHLRHVDSEEEARDFIQAMKKRYYDARHNCSAYILGERGDKQKSNDDGEPGGTAGAPILEAIKQNGLTDIVVVVTRYFGGIKLGAGGLIRAYSHAAVLGLEAATKLEITPFQEINVTLSYDLLATVENYLRKESIRTGETEYAENVTIPLLLSPGEVEQRLTELTDLTSARFTHKKGRLISLPLKIQN, from the coding sequence ATGGAAACTTACCGCACTATTGAAGAAACAGACGAGAGCCTTGAGACTCTCTATGAGATACAGAAATCAAAATTCATCACCCACCTGCGCCATGTGGACAGCGAAGAAGAGGCCCGGGACTTCATCCAGGCCATGAAGAAGCGCTACTATGACGCCCGGCACAACTGCTCCGCCTATATCCTGGGGGAGCGGGGGGACAAGCAGAAGTCAAACGATGACGGCGAACCCGGAGGCACTGCCGGGGCCCCCATACTGGAAGCCATCAAACAGAATGGCCTCACGGACATCGTGGTGGTGGTCACTCGCTACTTCGGCGGCATCAAGCTGGGAGCAGGAGGGCTGATCCGCGCCTACAGCCATGCTGCCGTCCTGGGACTGGAAGCCGCCACCAAGCTGGAGATAACTCCCTTCCAGGAAATCAACGTGACCCTGAGCTACGACCTGCTGGCCACCGTCGAGAATTACCTGAGGAAAGAATCAATCCGCACTGGCGAGACGGAATATGCAGAGAACGTGACCATCCCCCTGCTGCTCTCCCCCGGCGAAGTCGAACAGCGCCTGACCGAACTCACCGACCTGACCTCCGCCAGATTCACACACAAAAAAGGCAGGCTAATCAGCCTGCCCTTAAAGATACAAAACTAA